The genomic window CAGAAATTCGATTTATCTAtatatcagttttatttattattattttcagagACACTAAAAAATAaggatttctattttttttgtgtgtgaAATAAAACCTCAAAACACCACTGCGCTTAGAGCACAGAAAAGGATTGTGGAAAGAAGGAATCTTTCACTTTACATGGTCTCTCTTTTCCAAGGAGTTCAGGTAGGTTTTTCCAACACGGTTATCTTAATGATACCATAAAAAGGGTCCATCGATGGTCCTGCTCTTACTGCGCCCCTTATATTTAGTCGtgatggtaagagacctgatAGATTGATATTGGTTCCCTGGGGACGAGGATGGGCTCTAGTGTGTGACGTTCCATGTGATGACACGCTGTCTCCCTATCATATCAGAGTAACAATGTTAATGAGCCGGagccgctgcggaaaaagctgaagcgcACAAACAAATATTCGTATCTTATTCaaaatttgtgtttttgtttgctgttgaaacacttgaaCTTTGAAGAAGTAGTACAGAGAGCTTAATTAAAAGtgtaacacctcgccttattgcctccacggGTGACAGGAGGCCCGGTTCGTTTTCTGCCCAGAAGATCGGAATTTTTCAACGGGGAAATTAtgttagcattcttgccaccattccacatggtctagatttatacagtaactattttcattCAAAAGGACTCATTCTTAATAATTAGTTTGCGCATTCTTGATGTACGTGTTTGCGCACATCAACAATGTCCGTACCTATCGTATGATATGCTctacttttgtatataatacgaataaaataaaaaaaatttaagctcaCGTGTATGagtcgatattttataatattcatgtcCTCATATTGTAGTTAATATGCGCGCTTTACGCTAACAGACAAGCATTATGGTCCTCTGGATAGACGCAGGCCGATTAGTATAGTCTCATAAAACAATGCTTAAGCTGTATTAACGTAAAAGTTACGATAGGTACTCTAAAAAATGAAAAGTGTGAAACATAGCGCTTCCGATGAATaccgtaatttatatttaaagtggtttggtaactatatatatatttatatatagttaccaAACTCGtctatattgttaatattgacGAATGAGTACAATCTTGTtgctatcaattattttatgaactCTTACtctttatttggtggtagggctgataagcccgtctcggtagatatcacccactcatcCCATATTTTTACCGCcatggtattattgtgtttcggttggaTGTTGAGTTGAGCCAATATAATAAGCACAAGCGCCATtacatcttcgttcccaaggttaacagcgcattggcgatgtaaggaatagttaatacatatttcttatagtacgATTGTCTGTGGGTAGTattgatcacttaccatcaaatgacCCGTTTGCCTGATTTTGTAAAAAGAGGTTTTTCAAagacaaaattttttttttctaaagcgTGAGTGTACTATTAGatatgtatgtagatatttCTTATGAGGGCTACACACGGAATGATGTAAACGTACGCAAAGTGCGTATATATAAATCAGACATTACCATAAACCTTTTAACGATTTACTCCCTTGATAAATCTACACATTCGTACGCATCACATAAAAAAGCTCATTGACCCGGAAATTGATTAAATGTGAATTTTTTATGCTTTTTATAATTGCTTGTGAGATAACTTAAAGTGagctttcaaaaaatattctggGCTGTGCAATTTCGTACTTTCCAGTTATTAATTCTAGTTTTATTGAAAGGTGTATTTTGTGCTTGTATTTTCCACTAACGCTTTTATGAACCATTGAAACAGCGGATTAAATTTTTTGGTTTTGAgcattttaacttaaatacagaagtaaaacaaatactacagtttgtttaaattgaaaagttTTGTTGTGCGTATATCATCGAGTCCACGAACTTTATGTGGGCGGCCACATGCTTTGTCACGTAGCCTCTGTCCCATGACAGAGAAACCACATTTCGGGCGAGGTCACAAGGTTCCAAATCCTTAATTTAGAAAtgcaaaatatgtttgttttttttttttttcttcaaataacctttaccatttttatgtttatataagtatgtaggAAGGgaggtattatatattaaaatattgtgtagaGAATaacttgatatatttattatttgatgtgcttatagatattatataaaaataatatgtttaatggttattaatatttaaaaacaatttgaaaaggAAATCAATGtcgatttaattactttttatacaatGATATGCTTACTTAACTAAAGGCCGAGAAGATTTTTCAATCACGAGTTAACTTTTATTTGAAGAATGAATTCAACAAGTGTCTGTCTAttagaaagtttttatttagataatgtCAACgtctattttatttgtttaaaataagttaactgggttatgaataaatcattattaagcCTTTAAAATTACGTTTGTTCACTTGTTAAGAGAGatgatttattacattattttattagtccGGATTAATAACTTTGTCAAACTGAAGCATTATGATCAAATATGTAAGCAGTAATCCCAAAAACTTGAAGGGTAGCGCGATGTCGATATCAAACATGTGGAAGAGAGAAAATGATAGATTACGCGTTTCTATCAGAGTAAGCAACGAACGAGCGGAACTTCGGCTTGATTTGtctaaaatacagaaaaaacaattatgaatgtcaaaatacatatatacttcaATTATATACACAACTACATACAAAacttgtagatatttttttattatgattgcaATGTAGATCATGCACTTTGTCACCCATTGACATTTGCACGCCATCAACACAAACATACAGACAAGAAGAACAGAAGTAGtagaaatatctatttttattcgaagaataataaataaaaaatgatgttTACCCAATGTATTCTCATATAGTCTGCTAGAAATAAGATCTTTGAGGATCCGTACTTCGCCACAGACTTGTTCAGCATAAATGCAAGGAACCAATAGCGGCAACAGTTCAATCAGAGAAAACGACAGATTTACTGAGAAATGTGCAAACGtgtactgaaaataaaaaaagtatatagatTTGTAAAGCCAAAACGCAGATCTAAGTAGGCTAAGTATCAAATCGGAGGCCTAAGCAGGACCAAAGTTACTAAACTAGAGCCACGCACATctagattacattacattagcagcctgtaaatttcccactgctgggctaaggcctcctcttccctttggggagaaggtttggagcatattccaccacgctgctccaatgcgggttggtggaatacacatacataacgttaagaaaaattataaaggtttcctaatatcaattataaaagtcCTTCggtaagcaatttttttttaatttgtatctatAGTTGGTAAAATAATTgacttatttatactttaagtaAAAGAAAAGAACATTGATTTATATACTCTTGTTTAATttagtactattattatttaattattggttTGCATTTGACGTctttacctatatattttttcattttcatttaatttcaatatttgttgTAATGTAATATCGGAAACTATTATCAGTTAAGTTcattaatgtttcttattttctttaatgattcaaaattgcaaaataaataaataaatctcccGACGCAGCTACAGATATTGAAACCACGTGATGTGACGTCACAATTTTTACATTTGCTTTGCTGTGACAAATTGAGTAAATAGAATTGAAGTTTACAAAATGGTTCGATTTCGCATAAAATTGatgtttaaatcatttttgtatTCTTAGTACATaccactaaatgttttttttatgttagaggtggcaaataaataaataaatagctcgTAACTTCCCGTGGCTCGGACaaactttgacatttattttaatactatttaataaacacgtgtataacaaatattactattattataatttttttttttttaaatatttactactttataaatatacttataattaaataattgttttgtatatttcagCAGTACTCACTTTACCAATTATAAGGCTCTTTGCGATCCTAAAAGCCAAATCTAATACGATACTTAAAGTAAAGACGATAAATATTAGCATCTGAAACAgaaatagttttagttttataatgtaattgtatacattattatttcatgtaaaataaGATCAATACCTGCCACTTAATGGATTCGTATAAatagtcaaatataattataattctattgTAATAGTTTATTAAGCTCTTCATatctattttagaatatttttttatctgttttttaaaattgttcaatTTCTCATCTCTGCCACTGGTTTCTTCATGTTCGCAATTTTTTTCATTAGGATAcgaaaatcttatataattaataattaacttgaTCCTTGgaataataagaataaacatATGACCATAATAATGCAGTTCAAAACAGTGTAAAAATTTCATTGGTAACAAAATCAACATCGGAATATTGTTTCTTTCAAAGTTATTACTAATAccgtaaaaagtaaaacttaGACCAATCGTAacgaaaatttgaaaatagttcTGTATACTTTTACGATTCCCTGCCTTTCTTACTATAAAACCGATGTCCCCgtcgaatttatttaattcgatgTAAAAATTAAGGAATTTCTCTTGGAAAATAAAAGCAAGGACGTTGCACATTAAATACTGAATAAAATCTGCCACCACAATCAATTGAAATATGTACTCATTGTATTTGTGCACTACAAAGTATAAAAGTACGATGTGAATACTGAGAGAGTAAGTTAACAGCAGTAAGacgtatactttttttttaatacctagAATAAGTAATCGATTTGTACCGAGAATTAGCTcgattatgataaaaattttactatatacaTCTAATATAGGTATTTTAGCAACATTCATGTAGGTATTGATACGAGGCGAAGGTGGCGACATTGTTAGAGTCACAGCTACGCGATTACCACTGAGAGCTTGTTTCGACCTATGTGTCATTCCTCATTTACAAACTCATCCATTAGCACAACCTTCGCGGTCTAATATATAGGTAggttataatgtttaattactttacttttaactaGCATAGCATAGCagaaaattaagtaataattgtattctTAAATAGTTAGAAAGTATTGCTCTtttggattttttatatttatatttttattaatttttttcagtaTGTAGTTTACGGCCCCGTAATTCTATACTAAGCAAATCGTCTAATAACCATAAAttcaatcattatattttaacttctcTTGTTATACTTGAAATAagatattctaatttataataattatacatatttatgaatatgtcTGAAAGTAACTCACAATAGAAATagcaaatgataatatatatctttatatttttttaattattcaacatTATAAGTGATATATAAGTGACACGCACGTAGTTATATAAGGattatatattctatgtatacacatatataggtatatacatagtatatgtAATCCTTATTTTACACTACTGAAATATGAGACCAATGACCAATCAACGCGGAATCGTCGGTAGATTGTTATaagctattaatttttttattctgtttacCCTATTTTTGGTCAGCGAAGTGAGCGCATAACAGCTGGTTCATAATATGAAGTTGCGTTCTGTTTTAACGacctacttaaaataaatcgaaGATATAAGAACTTAAttgtaaattagtaaatatggaaatttattataaaaagaaagtaACTATTAAGTTTCTAGCCGGTTCTTTACGGTAGAATTATATTCCAAACTTGTGACAGCTTCACATTTAATATagtcttatattaatatatttttatttggagaccaattttttttgatattataatatatacattataaaataaaatgacacaGAAAATCTGAAATGTTCGCATTTGAAGTTCTTGTGTGTTGTATGGGAACATTACTAACAACAGAATTGGTCAGGTAAATCAGGATGGTCAATAGTTAGAATACGTGAAACTTAACTAAAGATTACGCGTCTAAACCTGGGTAAGTATCGATGTATTTtaacgtgcttaatttgtgtttataattaacaccCCGTTCGGtggggaaggaaaacatcgggaACAAACTGTACCAATTTGtctagcgtggtggaataagcttaaaATCTTCTTCCCAAAAGGTAAGGGAGCTTAAACCCCTTATTGAGACATTAAGGctgttaattttacaattttcactaattttattatatactatttaaataaatactcttaATAGCTAAAgggattttgataaatattatatgaatttaaatgcCCATTTATCTTTAAGCGTGTATTTGTAACTAGTTTACGGCCGCAGTTTCGGTGTTTTAGGGGTTGTTTGTcaggtattaggcataaaaagtaccctgcttttaccaaatttcatcaaattcggttccggCATAACGGCCAAACTAATTATGGTTTAGCCGTAAAAGAGCAATAGACAAACacatagagttactttcacatttatataataccaGAAgcgttaaaagtatttattttgatgtaagattaatttgttactacataaaatatagatataagcTGTCGCGGATTTTTTTGTAGGACTATTTAAGATAACGTGTAACTCTGGTTTTTGCAGAtggcagattttttttattcttacttaAAACATATCGTTATATTTTGGACACAgaatatctataaattatacCACATGTGTTAGTCTGATGTAGAAGCTATATTACTGTAAagattcattaaaatccattgagtagtttgcgtgaaagagtaacaaacatccacaGATTCATAATATTGGTAaggataaacaaacaaacattatcGGTTAATTTtcatatgtatatgaaaactATCAATATTACTTAGTTAACGAGTCAAAGGCATTGTATATCTAGCTCTATATATATGAATTCTGTTTTCAGGTTTACACTTTAGACATCAACTCAAATGACATTTCTAAAGTGTTTGTGCGCGgccatatttattaatgaacaaATATGACAGAATTCAAGTCCGTTCGATACGtgtagttcaatatttatttatccatttTATTAGAACATAATTTGAGAGTACTTAAAATATTGATCTGTAATCGGTTCATGAATATGGCCTAAAATTGGGTAATTTTCTAAATCagaaaattgtatttgtttatggaTGTGATTATGCATCTTAGTAGTTTTTTAATCACTCCTAAATATGATCATGAAAATTGATACGATATATCTGTTACTTTAGCCCGAAGCCAGTAGGTAATTTCAAGCGGAGCCCGAATGATTGAAATGTTTCAATCGAGAGTCTGGCAAAACATATTTCAAAGTTCGACCGGGCACGCAATCCCCAAAACTCTCTTGATACCTTTGGTAATGGTAAATtcgaatgaattttaaaaaccattCTGTCAGCAAGATTAAAAGAGAGAAAATTCGTTTACGATATTACTCTAACAAATGAACAGATTTTGACTGATTCCGTATCATCATTCGTCgcagttttattttgtataaaagttcttaaattctttaatactttatataataaaaatttaacgctTTTttttctactcatttttaaatacatttcatattaaaatgtcatttgTTATTTCCACTAGtatacaattttacatatttggcgattatataaaaaactagttGTTACtcgcggcttcgttcgcgttcGCGAAAATAACAGCGAAGTCGCAAACGACAAGtagttataagataaaataatgataGTTATCTATTAAACGAAGCaaactactaaaaaaaatcgaaataaaaccgtaccttagtaattttaattgaaaaattattagcAGATATTTTCGCAGAGTCTAACTCGATTGTTTAATATGATAGCATTATCACATTTGAGAGATTATTATTGGTTCCGCTCACACTCACCCGGAATGCCATAAACATAATCGGCTTTCGAGTACATTCCGGTAACCTGTTACGGTaaaattatagagtaatattaATACCATAACATTTTGGAACCCTGATGAAAGAAAACTGAGTTCTGTTGATTTTTAAAgagttttcttattaatttgcattaatcattattatttaaggatCAATATTGAAGGATTATTAAACTTCTTATAAAAAGAAGGGAGGGCTTAGCTTAGAGGCTTAGCCCGACTGTGGAACATTTACATGCTGTCACCTAATACGAGTTGAGATtatccagtggttagaacgagtgCGCCTTTGATTGCGAGTTCCAACCGAGACAAGAACGACTGAATTAAAGTGTTCAATTTGCCACAAGTGTGTTCGACCATCACGCATTGGAGCCGcctggtggaattagctccagaGGATCTCCGCTAAAAGGAATTGAGACTTTAGCCCAGGGCCCTGATTCTGTATGCCATAATTCGTAACGAGCCTAAACGAATGACGTAATAACAAGCTAAGAAACACAAACGTGTTTCCGTAACACGCCGAGTTATGTTTCCTTAAAATGGTATTCTGTATGCCATAAGACATGTAGACTATGATTTTTTGAGAGATTTAACGAGGTACAATCGGATTCATTTcctatactttaatattaacaccggtttttttttctacgaaaatttatttatttttctttgactaaaaccaaatattttaacaaaaaatattactaaaacttgtatatttataaatgctaacgataaaaacaatatgtactcgaattgataaaaatata from Vanessa tameamea isolate UH-Manoa-2023 chromosome 17, ilVanTame1 primary haplotype, whole genome shotgun sequence includes these protein-coding regions:
- the LOC113400400 gene encoding LOW QUALITY PROTEIN: uncharacterized protein LOC113400400 (The sequence of the model RefSeq protein was modified relative to this genomic sequence to represent the inferred CDS: substituted 2 bases at 2 genomic stop codons) yields the protein MCVALYTFAHFSVNLSFSLIELLPLLVPCIYAEQVCGEVRILKDLISSRLYENTLDKSSRSSARSLLTLIETRNLSFSLFHMFDIDIALPFKFLGLLLTYLIIMLQFDKVINPDXXNNVINHLS
- the LOC135193754 gene encoding uncharacterized protein LOC135193754, coding for MSPPSPRINTYMNVAKIPILDVYSKIFIIIELILGTNRLLILGIKKKVYVLLLLTYSLSIHIVLLYFVVHKYNEYIFQLIVVADFIQYLMCNVLAFIFQEKFLNFYIELNKFDGDIGFIVRKAGNRKSIQNYFQIFVTIGLSFTFYGISNNFERNNIPMLILLPMKFLHCFELHYYGHMFILIIPRIKLIINYIRFSYPNEKNCEHEETSGRDEKLNNFKKQIKKYSKIDMKSLINYYNRIIIIFDYLYESIKWQVLILFYMK